In Lujinxingia sediminis, a single genomic region encodes these proteins:
- the gcvT gene encoding glycine cleavage system aminomethyltransferase GcvT, producing MSDSLHRVPLHDRHSTLGGRMVPFAGFEMPVQYKGIKDEHLAVRSAAGLFDVSHMGEVEVRGPDAIEAVDALVTNDVRGLVDGQALYTVMCAPDGGIVDDLIVYRIAEDHVFICVNAANRAKDVAFMREYLPKLNATLEDTSENYIQLALQGPKAEALLKPLVEDADLAELKFFRCAWMRVAGVSALVARTGYTGEDGFELYIPDEGGAKVFDALVESYLPDELAMCGLGARDTLRLEARLPLYGQDLSEEINPLEAGLSWVVKLNSGYDFVGKAALEAIKAQGVKRRLRGFQLEGRGVLRPGYAILVDGRPVGELTSGGYAPTLDASIGLGYIDVEHTDVERAEVEIRGRRLPVQVSKKPFYSRPR from the coding sequence ATGTCTGATTCGCTACACCGAGTCCCTCTTCACGACCGTCATAGTACGCTCGGAGGGCGCATGGTGCCTTTTGCTGGCTTTGAGATGCCCGTGCAATACAAGGGCATCAAAGACGAGCACCTGGCAGTGCGCTCGGCCGCCGGTCTCTTCGACGTCAGCCATATGGGCGAGGTCGAGGTTCGCGGCCCGGATGCCATCGAGGCGGTTGATGCGCTGGTGACCAACGACGTCCGCGGCCTCGTCGATGGCCAGGCGCTCTATACGGTGATGTGCGCTCCAGACGGCGGCATTGTCGATGACCTGATCGTCTACAGGATTGCCGAAGATCATGTGTTCATCTGCGTAAACGCCGCAAATCGCGCTAAAGATGTTGCGTTTATGCGGGAGTATCTCCCGAAACTCAACGCGACGCTGGAGGACACCTCCGAGAACTACATCCAACTCGCACTCCAGGGCCCGAAAGCCGAGGCTTTACTCAAGCCCCTGGTCGAAGATGCGGATCTCGCTGAGCTGAAGTTCTTTCGTTGTGCCTGGATGCGCGTGGCCGGTGTCAGCGCACTGGTAGCACGCACAGGCTACACGGGCGAAGATGGCTTTGAACTCTACATCCCCGACGAGGGTGGGGCGAAGGTCTTCGACGCGCTCGTGGAGAGCTATCTCCCCGATGAACTCGCCATGTGTGGACTCGGCGCACGCGATACACTTCGCCTGGAGGCTCGCCTTCCTCTCTACGGTCAGGACCTCAGCGAAGAGATCAACCCGCTGGAAGCGGGGTTGAGCTGGGTCGTGAAGCTCAATTCCGGCTACGACTTCGTCGGGAAGGCCGCGCTGGAGGCGATTAAGGCGCAGGGAGTGAAACGACGCCTTCGGGGCTTTCAACTGGAGGGACGAGGGGTGCTGAGACCGGGGTATGCGATCCTGGTCGATGGCAGGCCTGTGGGGGAACTTACCAGCGGCGGATATGCACCGACGCTTGATGCCAGCATAGGGCTGGGATACATCGACGTGGAGCACACCGACGTTGAGCGCGCCGAGGTTGAGATTCGCGGTCGTCGCCTTCCGGTCCAGGTCTCCAAAAAGCCATTTTACAGCCGTCCGCGCTAA
- the gcvH gene encoding glycine cleavage system protein GcvH: MQLPDSYRYSKDHEWVSDQGDGTVLVGITHYAQDALGDIVFVELPEVGAALNADDDFGVVESVKTVSDVYAPVSGEVVAINDALEDAPELVNESPYQEGWIVRIKLSDPAEVNALMDAAGYEAFLNDGES, translated from the coding sequence ATGCAACTTCCCGATTCCTACCGCTACTCCAAAGACCACGAATGGGTCAGCGACCAGGGCGATGGCACTGTGTTGGTGGGCATTACCCACTATGCGCAGGACGCGCTGGGCGACATCGTCTTTGTCGAACTGCCCGAAGTCGGTGCTGCCCTCAACGCCGACGATGATTTTGGCGTGGTTGAGAGCGTCAAGACCGTCTCCGACGTCTATGCGCCCGTCTCCGGCGAGGTGGTCGCCATTAACGACGCACTCGAAGACGCCCCGGAGTTGGTAAATGAGAGCCCCTATCAAGAGGGCTGGATCGTGCGCATAAAGCTGAGCGATCCGGCTGAGGTCAACGCGCTGATGGATGCCGCAGGTTATGAGGCGTTCCTTAATGATGGCGAGTCCTGA
- the gcvPA gene encoding aminomethyl-transferring glycine dehydrogenase subunit GcvPA, protein MRYIPHTEDDIARMLEAIGVESIDALFERIPQELRDRARELSLPAPMSEIALNQHLGALAARNQSSDPSTISLLGAGCYDHVVPQAINQLLLRAEFLTSYTPYQPEISQGTTKTIFEFQSMVSEVLDMPIANASMYDGAHATAEAALMAQRISRREHVFVARNVHPEYREVIETYLRYQDGVYHEFDVDPATGRIDLDDLKARVEDPRRVACVIFQTPNFLGVLEDPRELVAWAEEHKILTVAAFNEPHAFALAKPPGSHGVDICAGEGMGLGVGLSYGGPALGIFAAREKHLRAMPGRLAGQTVDSQGREGYVLTLSTREQHIRRARATSNICTNQGLMALAAAIYLSLMGREGFKELASLNMARARHALRAYEERGLGRRVYSGRFFNEFVVELDAPAREVIDACLDKGIAPGFDLGCVRPEWSRHMLVACTEMTTAEGVDRALDAVAAAL, encoded by the coding sequence ATGCGCTACATTCCGCATACCGAAGATGATATCGCCCGGATGCTTGAGGCCATCGGTGTTGAGAGCATCGATGCACTCTTTGAGCGCATTCCTCAAGAGCTGCGCGACCGCGCGCGCGAGCTGAGCTTGCCAGCGCCGATGAGTGAGATCGCGCTCAACCAGCACCTGGGTGCGCTGGCCGCTCGCAATCAGAGCTCGGACCCGTCGACGATCTCGTTGTTAGGGGCAGGGTGTTACGATCACGTGGTGCCGCAGGCGATCAATCAGCTTCTGTTGCGTGCTGAGTTTCTGACCTCGTACACGCCATACCAGCCTGAGATCAGTCAGGGCACGACCAAGACCATCTTTGAATTTCAGTCGATGGTCTCCGAAGTGCTCGACATGCCGATTGCCAACGCCTCGATGTACGATGGCGCGCATGCCACTGCAGAAGCCGCGCTGATGGCCCAGCGGATCAGCCGTCGTGAGCATGTCTTCGTAGCCCGTAATGTCCACCCGGAGTACCGGGAGGTCATCGAGACGTACCTGCGCTATCAAGACGGGGTCTACCACGAGTTTGATGTCGATCCCGCTACGGGGCGCATCGATCTCGACGACCTTAAGGCCCGCGTGGAAGATCCCAGACGCGTGGCCTGTGTGATCTTCCAGACGCCGAACTTCCTCGGCGTTCTCGAGGATCCGCGGGAGCTCGTGGCATGGGCTGAAGAGCATAAGATTCTGACGGTAGCGGCGTTCAATGAGCCGCACGCGTTCGCGTTGGCGAAACCGCCGGGCAGCCACGGGGTTGATATCTGCGCCGGGGAGGGAATGGGGCTGGGTGTGGGGCTTAGCTACGGCGGACCGGCGCTCGGTATCTTCGCCGCCCGCGAGAAGCATCTTCGGGCGATGCCCGGACGCCTTGCCGGCCAGACCGTCGACTCGCAGGGACGCGAGGGCTACGTGCTCACGCTCTCGACCCGTGAGCAGCATATTCGTCGCGCACGTGCCACCAGCAACATCTGCACAAACCAGGGGTTGATGGCGCTCGCTGCGGCGATCTACCTGAGTTTGATGGGGCGCGAAGGGTTTAAAGAGCTCGCCAGCCTCAATATGGCTCGGGCCCGGCACGCGCTGCGCGCGTATGAAGAGCGAGGCCTGGGGCGACGGGTCTACTCGGGACGTTTTTTCAACGAGTTTGTCGTGGAGTTGGACGCGCCGGCTCGCGAGGTCATCGATGCCTGTCTCGATAAGGGCATCGCGCCGGGATTCGACCTGGGATGTGTGCGACCTGAGTGGAGTCGGCATATGCTGGTTGCGTGCACCGAGATGACCACCGCCGAGGGGGTGGACCGCGCCCTGGATGCGGTGGCCGCTGCGCTTTAA
- a CDS encoding glucose-6-phosphate isomerase produces MYIYDDAGLFDVEAGLSPDFDALWSDRCQDAITSLRRRISSGELGFASLPERDPIEIITWAEGRRAEGWTDQIVIGIGGSSLGTRAVLEAMGPAWRAAVRTHFAENLDPVTLHAILEQVDLQKTLLVVVTKSGSTIETMSQLWILYDALVKTVGRAQADRQVIAITDPQKGSLRALARERGWESFEVPANVGGRFSVLSPVSLVPLALAGYDVDGLLGGARRCLDGGDEAWMGLARIAAQHVALGDQGYGQLVMMAYGDRLNALIDWFRQLWAESLGKARDRRGARVNTGITPIKAIGAIDQHSQVQLYMEGPNDKQIVFVETRSHSIDLTIPASPPLPAPLSHLQGRSLSEILQAEAQGTRAALARAGRPTACWRLESTGAASVGGFLAAWMFITALAGELLDIDAFDQPGVELGKKIAHGLLGHPEHGALAGETVPPPGDDASDSWTARR; encoded by the coding sequence ATGTACATCTACGACGATGCGGGCCTGTTTGACGTTGAGGCAGGTCTCTCCCCCGACTTTGATGCCCTGTGGTCGGATCGCTGTCAGGACGCGATCACCAGCCTTCGACGTCGTATCTCCAGCGGTGAACTGGGCTTCGCGTCGCTTCCCGAACGCGACCCGATCGAGATCATAACCTGGGCTGAGGGGCGACGTGCGGAGGGCTGGACCGATCAGATTGTCATCGGCATTGGCGGCTCAAGCCTGGGCACACGTGCGGTGCTCGAGGCGATGGGGCCTGCGTGGCGGGCAGCAGTCCGTACGCATTTTGCCGAGAATCTTGATCCGGTTACCTTGCACGCGATCCTTGAACAGGTGGATCTTCAGAAGACCTTGCTGGTGGTGGTCACCAAGAGTGGCTCGACGATTGAAACGATGAGTCAGCTCTGGATCCTCTATGACGCGCTCGTCAAAACTGTTGGGCGGGCTCAGGCGGACCGGCAGGTTATCGCCATCACGGATCCGCAGAAGGGCTCGTTGCGAGCGCTGGCCCGGGAGCGAGGTTGGGAGAGTTTCGAGGTGCCTGCGAATGTCGGGGGGCGCTTCAGTGTCCTCAGTCCGGTCTCCCTCGTCCCGCTGGCGCTGGCTGGCTACGACGTCGACGGTTTGCTCGGTGGTGCGCGCCGGTGCCTGGACGGGGGTGACGAGGCATGGATGGGGCTGGCACGCATCGCGGCGCAACACGTTGCCCTGGGCGATCAGGGTTACGGTCAGTTGGTGATGATGGCCTACGGCGACCGCCTCAATGCGCTGATCGACTGGTTTCGCCAGCTCTGGGCAGAGAGCCTCGGAAAGGCGCGTGATCGTCGCGGTGCGCGCGTGAATACGGGCATCACGCCGATCAAAGCCATCGGTGCGATCGACCAGCATAGCCAGGTGCAACTCTATATGGAGGGGCCCAACGACAAACAGATCGTCTTTGTGGAGACTCGCTCCCATAGCATCGATCTGACGATTCCAGCCTCACCACCGTTGCCAGCTCCCCTGAGTCATCTTCAGGGGCGTAGCCTTTCCGAGATTCTCCAGGCGGAGGCCCAGGGCACGCGGGCAGCTCTTGCTCGAGCAGGCCGTCCCACGGCCTGCTGGAGGCTGGAGTCCACGGGCGCAGCCAGCGTTGGGGGCTTTCTGGCGGCCTGGATGTTCATCACTGCGCTCGCTGGAGAGCTGCTGGATATCGACGCCTTCGACCAGCCGGGGGTCGAGCTCGGCAAGAAGATCGCGCACGGCCTTCTGGGTCATCCAGAGCACGGAGCCCTCGCCGGTGAGACCGTACCTCCTCCCGGTGATGACGCTTCCGACTCCTGGACGGCCCGCCGCTGA
- a CDS encoding GGDEF domain-containing protein, protein MGKDSTVVTVISQIPKSGSSMRDACLVVINGGDLGKKYGLAQPSTVIGRSSKVDIQIDEDSISRNHAVINNLGNEIVVRDLESTNGTYVNDRPVREHRLMDGDQVKIGRTIFKFLSGSNIEAAYHDEIYRLTTTDGLTQVYNKRYFLKETERELSRCIRYQRELSLVMIDIDHFKPVNDTYGHLAGDHILKQVAQRIVRSIRRDDIFARYGGEEFILLLPEIEKARAIQLAEKVRVLIGDEPFTFDNVDIPITLSMGVADLREYLARFATPQELDMSADVNAFAFIKIADERLYKAKESGRNRVVGQ, encoded by the coding sequence ATGGGTAAGGACAGCACCGTCGTCACCGTCATCAGTCAGATCCCCAAGTCGGGATCGTCGATGCGCGATGCCTGCCTGGTGGTTATCAACGGGGGGGACCTCGGAAAGAAGTATGGCCTCGCCCAGCCTTCGACCGTCATTGGCCGTTCAAGCAAGGTTGATATTCAGATCGATGAAGACTCGATCTCGCGAAATCATGCCGTCATTAATAACCTGGGCAATGAGATCGTGGTGCGTGACCTGGAGTCCACCAACGGGACCTATGTCAACGATCGGCCTGTCCGAGAGCATCGCCTGATGGACGGTGACCAGGTCAAGATTGGACGCACGATCTTCAAGTTTCTTTCCGGCAGTAATATTGAGGCGGCGTATCACGACGAGATTTATCGCCTTACGACGACCGATGGGCTTACGCAGGTCTACAACAAGCGCTACTTCCTCAAGGAAACCGAGCGTGAGTTGAGTCGGTGCATTCGCTACCAACGGGAGCTCTCGCTGGTGATGATCGATATCGATCATTTCAAACCTGTAAACGACACCTATGGACACCTCGCCGGCGATCATATCCTCAAACAGGTGGCGCAGAGGATTGTAAGGTCGATCCGGCGCGATGACATTTTCGCGCGCTACGGGGGAGAGGAGTTCATCCTTCTGCTGCCGGAGATTGAGAAAGCCCGTGCGATTCAACTCGCGGAGAAGGTGCGCGTGTTGATCGGCGATGAGCCTTTCACATTCGATAACGTCGACATCCCGATTACGCTCTCCATGGGGGTGGCTGATTTGCGCGAGTATCTGGCGCGCTTTGCGACGCCCCAGGAACTCGATATGAGCGCCGACGTTAACGCCTTTGCGTTCATCAAGATCGCCGACGAGCGGCTCTACAAAGCGAAGGAGAGCGGGCGTAATCGCGTCGTTGGTCAATAA
- the pyk gene encoding pyruvate kinase produces the protein MRHAKIVCTLGPASNSPEVLTEMIKAGMNVARLNFSHGSHDDHRATYTMVRELSRELRRPVAILQDLQGPKIRVGTFENGSVELARGDEFVITVDDIVGDQERVSTTYKDLHRDVRPGDILLLDDGLIRLRVVDVQGPDVRTLVEVAGTLKNNKGINLPTAAVSAPSMTEKDREDLEFGMELGVDYVALSFVRSALDIHQLRSRMPESAAESIKIISKIEKPQAIAEIDDIIAVSDGIMIARGDLGVEMPPQKVPMLQKMCIARANEQGRLTITATQMLESMTENFRPTRAEASDVANAILDGTDAVMLSGETAAGRYPIEAVRMMSSIIEEVERSPRFHSLPEPRSISHLKTFPNAVARAAAIAADELNVSGLVVLTTSGATARLMMTYRPSNTIIACTPSEQVYRQMALYWGVEPYLLEMSQSTDLMLQRAEDLMRRERGAKKGDEIIVVMGSPAGHGTETNLIKFHRLS, from the coding sequence ATGCGCCACGCCAAAATTGTCTGTACTCTCGGCCCCGCCTCCAACTCCCCGGAGGTCCTCACCGAGATGATCAAAGCCGGGATGAACGTCGCCCGGCTCAACTTCTCCCACGGCTCCCACGACGACCACCGCGCCACCTACACCATGGTGCGTGAGCTCTCCCGAGAGCTGCGTCGACCGGTGGCCATTCTACAAGACCTCCAGGGCCCGAAGATCCGCGTGGGCACCTTTGAGAACGGCTCCGTTGAGTTAGCGCGTGGCGATGAGTTCGTGATCACAGTCGACGACATTGTCGGCGACCAGGAGCGCGTCTCCACCACCTACAAAGATCTTCATCGCGACGTGCGCCCGGGCGACATCCTGCTCTTGGACGACGGCCTGATTCGTCTGCGCGTCGTCGATGTTCAGGGCCCCGATGTCCGCACGCTGGTAGAGGTCGCAGGCACGCTCAAGAACAACAAGGGCATCAACCTGCCCACAGCCGCCGTTTCCGCTCCCAGCATGACCGAGAAGGATCGCGAAGATCTGGAGTTCGGCATGGAGCTCGGTGTTGACTACGTCGCCCTGAGCTTTGTGCGCTCTGCTCTCGATATTCACCAGCTGCGTTCGAGGATGCCCGAGAGCGCGGCGGAGTCGATCAAGATCATCTCCAAGATTGAAAAGCCCCAGGCCATCGCGGAGATCGACGACATCATCGCTGTCTCCGACGGCATCATGATTGCCCGCGGCGACCTGGGGGTAGAGATGCCTCCGCAGAAAGTCCCGATGCTACAGAAGATGTGCATCGCCCGCGCCAATGAGCAGGGTCGCCTCACCATCACCGCCACCCAGATGCTCGAGTCGATGACCGAGAACTTCCGCCCCACCCGCGCGGAAGCCTCCGATGTGGCTAACGCCATCCTCGACGGTACCGACGCGGTGATGCTCTCTGGTGAGACCGCTGCCGGGCGCTACCCGATCGAAGCGGTGCGCATGATGAGCTCGATCATCGAAGAGGTGGAGCGCTCGCCGCGCTTCCATTCCCTCCCCGAGCCTCGCTCGATCAGCCACCTCAAGACCTTTCCCAACGCTGTGGCTCGCGCGGCAGCGATCGCTGCCGACGAGCTTAACGTCTCCGGCCTGGTGGTCTTGACCACCTCGGGGGCGACCGCGCGACTGATGATGACCTACCGCCCCTCCAACACGATCATCGCCTGCACGCCATCAGAGCAGGTCTACCGCCAGATGGCCCTCTACTGGGGCGTGGAGCCCTATCTTCTGGAGATGTCTCAGAGTACCGACCTGATGCTCCAGCGCGCCGAAGATTTGATGCGCCGCGAGCGCGGCGCGAAAAAGGGCGACGAGATCATCGTCGTGATGGGCTCACCGGCAGGCCACGGCACCGAGACCAACCTGATTAAATTCCACCGACTGAGCTAA
- a CDS encoding molybdopterin-dependent oxidoreductase, with protein sequence MTRFNRREFLKTLATGSAALLALRFTSGCEFVDVETFGTGGDTSFLTPQDDGVWFWQSGNSIAKEDAPNIAADDWRLAITAGDQRLGELNYQQLRELGAQGQELTYWKTLRCVFSLNLGPLLTSLIANGLFTGVPLTAALEAIDIPAEAVKIRTFGADGFTSNIPLSRLNAEGQLPVMLAYELNGEPLSRLRGGPVRLIIPEMWGYKNMKWLDRLDFTASDEAFGVYETVRFRGVASIDAPGKMALANHTITLAGRNATLDGPDITIEGVAVSGDAAITEVRFSVDDGPERQADLLGDDAGEVRQSLPPALQALMADAAQDDESWPLPNVWVRWSANIEGLSPGSHTLTVRAFDSEGRAQQLDTGDPLAVAQAVRVPFEISD encoded by the coding sequence ATGACGCGTTTCAACCGCCGTGAGTTCCTGAAAACGCTCGCCACAGGCTCTGCTGCGCTGCTTGCGTTGCGCTTTACGAGCGGCTGTGAGTTCGTCGATGTGGAGACCTTTGGCACAGGTGGCGACACCTCATTTCTCACGCCCCAAGACGACGGGGTCTGGTTCTGGCAAAGCGGCAACTCCATCGCCAAAGAAGACGCCCCGAACATCGCTGCCGACGATTGGCGGCTGGCGATCACCGCCGGAGATCAGCGCCTCGGCGAACTCAACTACCAGCAACTTCGTGAGTTAGGCGCACAAGGTCAGGAACTCACCTACTGGAAGACCCTGCGCTGCGTTTTCAGCCTTAATCTCGGCCCTTTGCTCACCAGCCTGATCGCCAATGGTCTTTTTACAGGGGTACCGCTGACTGCGGCGCTCGAGGCGATCGACATCCCGGCGGAGGCCGTAAAGATTCGCACCTTCGGCGCAGATGGTTTCACCAGCAACATTCCCCTGAGTCGCCTCAATGCCGAAGGCCAACTTCCTGTCATGCTCGCCTATGAACTCAATGGCGAGCCGCTGAGCCGACTTCGAGGCGGACCGGTGCGCCTGATCATCCCGGAGATGTGGGGCTACAAAAACATGAAGTGGCTGGATCGACTGGACTTCACCGCCAGCGACGAGGCCTTTGGCGTCTACGAGACCGTCCGTTTCAGAGGCGTGGCGAGCATCGACGCTCCGGGCAAAATGGCCCTGGCCAACCACACCATCACCCTGGCCGGGCGCAACGCCACGCTTGATGGTCCCGACATTACGATTGAAGGTGTGGCCGTCAGCGGAGACGCGGCGATCACTGAGGTTCGATTCAGCGTCGACGATGGCCCCGAACGCCAGGCCGATCTTCTCGGCGATGATGCCGGGGAAGTGCGTCAGAGCCTTCCACCGGCGCTCCAGGCCTTAATGGCCGACGCTGCGCAGGACGATGAAAGCTGGCCGCTCCCCAACGTCTGGGTCCGCTGGAGCGCCAACATCGAAGGCCTGAGCCCGGGCTCACACACGCTTACCGTACGCGCATTTGACTCCGAGGGCCGCGCTCAACAACTCGATACCGGCGACCCGCTCGCGGTGGCCCAGGCGGTCCGGGTGCCCTTCGAAATCTCCGACTAA
- a CDS encoding CDP-alcohol phosphatidyltransferase family protein, which yields MTTIAITDPGILPDDLPPDLEIAGLSLIDRIARMCLVSGVSTVVIVSDARWSASFLSDALSSATRRRGEVHIVDSEQVSELLRDLKPGCVLALPADRVFQRAVVQRAVERCKAGRSGEQLGLAEHQLYGIASSSVRDWKSDWSALRGATPSSSDARTTEGWSLRLSSPADIARAEDALFNDCRKPQDGVVSRYLNRHLSLSMSRALVATPIGPNHISVVTFSLGIAAALAAGVGGYAAFLVAGILYQLNSVIDGVDGELARVRYEFSVLGEWLDTVSDDLSDLLLYIGLGVGAWRTLDFGLATPGPDIWLYLGLAAGAGKLASMIVYYRWLIARGRGDLLAFEWSFKAEEASPSPLKRALALLHYAFRKDFIVFVAMLMAIGGVLPYLLVVLAPGNVIVAISVVLQQLRGQR from the coding sequence ATGACCACCATTGCTATTACCGACCCGGGAATCCTGCCCGACGACCTCCCCCCTGACCTGGAGATTGCCGGGCTTTCCCTGATCGACCGCATCGCCCGAATGTGCCTGGTCAGCGGCGTCTCTACGGTCGTCATCGTAAGCGACGCCCGCTGGTCGGCTTCCTTTCTGAGCGACGCCCTGTCCTCTGCCACCCGGCGGCGCGGAGAAGTCCACATCGTCGACTCCGAGCAGGTTTCGGAACTGCTCCGCGATCTCAAGCCAGGCTGCGTTTTAGCCCTGCCAGCTGACCGCGTCTTTCAACGCGCCGTGGTGCAGCGCGCGGTCGAGCGTTGTAAGGCTGGCCGAAGCGGCGAGCAACTCGGCCTTGCAGAACACCAGCTCTACGGCATCGCATCGTCATCGGTTCGAGACTGGAAGAGTGACTGGTCAGCGCTCCGCGGAGCGACGCCCTCGTCTTCCGACGCTCGAACCACCGAGGGCTGGTCGCTTCGCCTGAGCAGCCCCGCGGATATCGCGCGCGCTGAAGACGCCCTCTTCAACGATTGCCGCAAACCTCAAGACGGCGTCGTCTCGCGCTACCTCAACCGCCATCTCAGCCTGAGCATGAGCCGCGCGCTCGTCGCCACACCGATCGGCCCCAACCACATCTCGGTGGTGACCTTTTCACTGGGGATCGCCGCTGCGCTGGCCGCCGGTGTCGGAGGTTATGCCGCGTTTCTCGTTGCTGGCATCCTCTACCAGCTCAATTCGGTCATCGACGGAGTCGACGGCGAGCTCGCCAGGGTCCGATACGAATTCAGCGTATTGGGCGAATGGCTCGACACGGTCAGCGATGACCTCTCCGACCTGCTGCTTTATATCGGCCTGGGAGTGGGGGCCTGGCGTACGCTCGACTTCGGACTGGCCACACCTGGCCCCGACATCTGGCTTTATCTAGGCCTGGCCGCCGGCGCGGGCAAACTCGCCAGTATGATCGTGTATTACCGCTGGCTCATCGCTCGTGGCCGCGGCGATCTTCTGGCCTTCGAGTGGAGCTTTAAGGCCGAAGAAGCCTCACCGTCCCCCCTGAAGCGTGCGCTCGCGCTTCTGCATTACGCGTTTCGCAAAGACTTTATCGTCTTCGTCGCAATGCTCATGGCCATCGGCGGGGTCCTGCCTTACCTTCTTGTCGTACTGGCACCAGGGAACGTCATTGTGGCTATCAGTGTGGTCTTGCAACAGCTGCGCGGGCAACGCTGA
- a CDS encoding PilZ domain-containing protein: protein MSASPLNIDAPATTELRSGPGAPIFEPGPNTRIRRHATRAIATMTWSGGPREIFGQVVNVSLNGCLVKTESTIADGTEVDLTVTVIGGPEVEKFALRALIRRRTEVAGRRAYGLEFVCESSEERELTQRLYAETAR from the coding sequence ATGAGCGCATCCCCCCTGAACATCGACGCCCCTGCCACGACTGAGCTTCGCTCCGGCCCCGGCGCACCGATCTTTGAACCCGGCCCGAACACCCGCATCCGCCGCCACGCCACCCGCGCCATCGCCACGATGACCTGGAGCGGTGGCCCCCGCGAGATCTTCGGTCAGGTTGTCAACGTCAGCCTCAACGGATGCCTGGTCAAAACCGAATCGACCATCGCCGACGGCACCGAAGTCGATCTGACGGTGACCGTCATCGGCGGCCCGGAGGTTGAGAAGTTCGCGCTGCGCGCCCTTATCCGCCGCCGCACAGAGGTCGCTGGACGTCGCGCCTACGGGCTGGAGTTCGTCTGTGAGAGCTCCGAGGAGCGTGAGCTCACCCAGCGACTTTATGCCGAGACGGCGCGCTGA
- a CDS encoding DUF1285 domain-containing protein: MAEHNDDASASIHDIDPTLPAVVQDFLRQGGTLQEIRLDANGTWLHEGLRFENQRVVDLFSRSVNRTQGGTWVLEIGRFTYPIVVEDTGFFVERADWKAIPPCIRLSDGTEEELSADTLRYAEGGRLYASIKEGLFEARFKRSVYHGIADYLDEDPKGYVLRLPAGDLRLQADESTSEK; encoded by the coding sequence ATGGCTGAGCACAACGACGACGCCTCGGCGTCGATTCACGATATCGATCCCACGCTCCCTGCGGTGGTCCAGGACTTCCTGCGTCAGGGCGGTACACTTCAGGAGATTCGACTCGACGCCAACGGCACCTGGCTGCACGAAGGCCTTCGTTTTGAAAATCAGCGCGTCGTCGATCTCTTTAGCCGAAGTGTCAACCGCACCCAGGGCGGGACCTGGGTGCTCGAAATCGGACGTTTCACCTACCCGATCGTCGTCGAGGATACGGGCTTTTTCGTGGAGCGCGCCGACTGGAAGGCCATCCCCCCTTGTATCCGGCTGAGCGATGGTACCGAGGAGGAACTTTCGGCCGATACGCTGCGCTATGCCGAAGGAGGACGGCTCTACGCATCTATCAAAGAGGGGCTTTTCGAGGCACGTTTTAAGCGCTCAGTGTACCACGGCATCGCCGACTACCTGGATGAAGATCCGAAGGGCTATGTGCTGCGATTGCCCGCCGGCGACCTTCGCCTGCAGGCTGATGAAAGCACGTCAGAAAAATAG